The following coding sequences are from one Gossypium raimondii isolate GPD5lz chromosome 4, ASM2569854v1, whole genome shotgun sequence window:
- the LOC105779635 gene encoding uncharacterized protein LOC105779635, protein MEPRILHVTNSHCFDNHGIRGSPTSTVIGPSKHRHSTLGDPNFVENYFKPWEESLRDAHEFGKLGKKVWNAFNETCRAKMVQQTALYFLLPCNVYSHRQV, encoded by the exons ATGGAACCAAGGATTCTTCATGTCACCAATAG CCATTGTTTTGACAATCATGGTATAAGAGGATCACCCACATCAACAGTCATTGGACCTTCCAAGCATCGGCATTCAACTCTTGGGGATCCCAATTTTGTGGAGAATTACTTCAAG CCTTGGGAAGAAAGTTTGCGGGATGCACACGAGTTTGGAAAACTTGGGAAGAAAGTTTGGAATGCCTTCAATGAAACTTGCAGAGCAAAGATGGTGCAGCAGACtgcattgtattttttattaccgTGCAATGTGTATAGTCATAGGCAGGTTTAA